AAAATTAGATACAAGCTTTATTTGCTTCAATTACATTTCTGATAGACATGTCAATTTGACCTGCTTCAGCATTTTGAGTAGAGAAGATTGTCTTGTAGTTTTTTTGTAGAGCTGAACCAACTGCATTGAAGTTAGTACAACCATACATTCTTGTTAAAGAAGCAAGAGTAGCACCTTGTCCACGAGCGATGTCGTTAGAAAGAGCAACTTTGTTAGCTTTGATGAATACAGCGTTAGCTTGTCCACCAGCACCGTCTAGCTCACAGTTAGAAGTTCCAGAAGTCATACCAAAAGTATTGTTACCAGATAGACCGTTAGTAGTCGCTCCAAGTACTTGGTGTACAAGGTTTGATCCATCAGTAAAAAGTGTAGAACCTAGTCCACAACCTTGTGCTTGGTAAGAAGCTGCATTTGCTGATGCTGTCATAAGAGTTCCGGCCATAAGACCAAGGATAATTTTTTTCATTAATTCCTCCGTGAAAATGTTAATGAATTTATATTTGATGATATAAAAATAGCAGAGGATGGCCTCTGCTACAATGAGAAAAATAAACTAATTTTATTAATACCTGACTAGATTCTTAGGATATAGCCACGTGATTTAATAGTTTTGATATAAGATGAGAAAGGTTTTAGCTTCTTTCTAAGATTTGATAGGTGAGTATCAATATTCTGGTTTTGAACGTGTACATTAGGCCATAGAAGGTTTGTTATGTACTCTCTACTAAAGATCTTATTAGGACTCTTTGCAAGTAAATGAATAATTTTGAACTCAATTGGAGTTAATTGGATTTTCTTTTCTCCAACTTGCGCCATTTGGATTTCAGTATGAAGAATAAAGTCTCCAAAAGAAATTTTATCTTCTACAGGTCTTGTTCCTTGTTTTGTTTGAATCTTATTTTTAATTCTTGCAACAAGCTCATTTAGAGAAACAGGCTTAACGATAAAGTCATCACAACCAAGATCCATTCCTTGAACAACAACTTCTTCAGAAGGGTCACCAGTTAAGAAGATAACAGGAACTTCTGGATGAGTGTCTCTGAATTTCCCATATAACTCGAAACCATTCATATTTGGCATATGAAGATCAAGAAGAACTAAGTCAGTCTTCTTAGTGCTTAGATAGCCAAGAAGTTCTAGAGGATTCTGAATCAGCTCCAGATTAAAGTTTGTTTCTAAAAGTTCCTTGTAGCTCAAGAGATTATCTTGAACATCATCTACGATTGTTACATGCATTTTTTCACCCATAATTTACTCCTAAGAGTACCTTGTTGTATGCTACATAATAGTTGAGCACGTTCTTAAGGTTTGTTAGCTAAGTTACCTTATTTGTATCTATTTTTATGCTGAATCCGGATTCGTGTCAATTAATTTAGTTTTTATTTATGCAAAAAATATGTAATCTTAAGGTTAAGGAAAAGTTAATGACACAAGTAATTAATATCTCAAATTGGAAAAATAAGTTGAGTAAATTCGCCGGAGATAGAGATTGGGGCCAATTTCATACACCAAAGAATCTTGTGATGGCCATGAGTGTAGAATGTTCAGAACTATTAGAACATTTTCAGTGGCTGACAAAAGAGCAAAGTGAAAATCTTGAAAGTGAAAAACTTGAAGAAATAAAAGAAGAGATGGCCGATGTTCTTCTCTACATGATTCGTCTAAGCGATGTATTAGATGTTGATTTAAATGATGCCATGGAAGAGAAGTTTATTAAGAATGGACTTAAGTACCCCGCTGAAAAAGCGCGAGGTACGATGAAGAAGTACGATAAATTATAGACCTAGAAGACCTTCTTTGAGTCCTTCGTCTTTGGCGTTAATGAACCAGACTGAAAGCAAGGCCTTTGAAAAATCTTGTCCACTAATCTTGTCTTTCTTCGCTCCTGCTATAGTTGACTCAACACCATCTGCTAAGAAGTTAAACTCCATAGTTTCTTTCTTTTTTACATCTTTAAAGTAGGTGTAAAATTTTTCCATTCTTTCTTTGAGAGCTGGGTGTTTCTCTTTTGGTAGAGCATTCTCAAACGCTTCTTTCCAGCCATCAATCAGGTCTTTTGCATCCACATCTCTAACAAATGTCATAATGATTTTCTTAGGAGAAGAGTCTTGTAGAAATGAATTGTAGTCAGAAGATTTCTTCTCCATATAGAAGGCGCCTACATATACTTTTACCTTGATCCAAGTGGCCTTTCTTGTGGCTATTCCATTTAGAACTAATTTTTTTCCAGCGAGTTCAACTGAATCTGGGTGACTTACACCATCAAGTTCAGCGCTGATAACTGAAGTAGAAATAAGAAATGCCAACGTTAAAATGAATCCTTTCATTTTTTCTCCTAAGATAATAATTTATGAACTTTATAAGTATGAAGGGATTTAAGGCGTTTTGTAAATGAGCAAAAAAAAGCCCTCTAAATAGAGGGCCTAGTTTAGTTTTGAATTACTTCTTCTCTCCACGAACAACTTTTCTTTTGTTGGTCGCAAGTTCTTTCTTTCTGATTCTGATATTTAGTGGAGTTACTTCAACCCACTCATCTTCATCGATCCAGTCCATTGCCCATTCAAGAGTTTTTGCAGGTACAGGAGGAAGTACAATATTTACATCCTTTCCTGCTGTTCTCATACTTGATAAATGCTTTTCTCTAACACAGTTAACATTTGTATCATTTACTCTTGTATGTTCACCAATAACCATACCTTCATAACACATATCACCTGGCTCAACGAACATCTTACCGTTGTTAAGAAGGTTAAAGAGTGCGTAAGGAGTGATTTTTCCAGCTCTGTCAGATATGATCGCACCATTTTGACGTGCAAGCATGATTCCCGCATATTCACCGTATCCAAGGTATTCAGAACTCATAAGTCCTTCACCCCTAGTATCTGTTAAGAATGTCGATCTATATCCAATAAGACCACGAGATGGAATTCTAAATTCTACTCTTGTTCTATCTTCACCGATTGGCATCATATTTCCCATGATCCCTTTTCTTATAGAAAGTTTTTCTGTAATTGGACCTGTACAATCTGAAGGGATATCTAGAACAACATTTTCATATGGCTCAGTTTTAGCTCCATTTTCGTCAGTCGAAAAAAGAACTTCCGGTCTTGAAATCATAAGCTCAAACCCTTTTCTTCTAATTTCTTCAAAAACGATGGCAAGTTGAAGCTCCCCACGTCCTTTAAGCTTTAGAACTTTCGGGTCATCCGTATGCTCATACTTAAGAGCAACGTTTAATCTACATGCTTCTTGTAATAGTTCTTCTAGCTTTCTAGAAGTAAGGTATTCACCTTCTTTACCAGAACCTGGTGAAGTATTAACTGAACAGTTTACAGAAACTGTAGGTGGCTCTACT
The window above is part of the Halobacteriovorax sp. HLS genome. Proteins encoded here:
- a CDS encoding GTP-binding protein TypA — encoded protein: MSNLKNIAVVAHVDHGKTTLVDELLKQSGTFGEREKVAERVMDSGDIEKERGITITAKNCAFDYKGFRVNLLDTPGHADFGGEVERSLMMVDGVLLLVDAAEGPLPQTRFVLSKALARGIKIGVVINKIDRPDERIEEVKSEIEDLFLEMADQLGLEDYDLDIPIIYSSAKEGWATLDPAEKRSDMFPILDFIVSDFYPQPQVEEGEDLRLLVTNLSYSEYLGPLFVGRIGRGVITKNQNFVRCDRDAKNKTFKVSSIQVYDKIGFKEVDSASAGEIVIVAGSAESEIGDTICSTKDIAPLERIEVEPPTVSVNCSVNTSPGSGKEGEYLTSRKLEELLQEACRLNVALKYEHTDDPKVLKLKGRGELQLAIVFEEIRRKGFELMISRPEVLFSTDENGAKTEPYENVVLDIPSDCTGPITEKLSIRKGIMGNMMPIGEDRTRVEFRIPSRGLIGYRSTFLTDTRGEGLMSSEYLGYGEYAGIMLARQNGAIISDRAGKITPYALFNLLNNGKMFVEPGDMCYEGMVIGEHTRVNDTNVNCVREKHLSSMRTAGKDVNIVLPPVPAKTLEWAMDWIDEDEWVEVTPLNIRIRKKELATNKRKVVRGEKK
- a CDS encoding response regulator transcription factor, with protein sequence MGEKMHVTIVDDVQDNLLSYKELLETNFNLELIQNPLELLGYLSTKKTDLVLLDLHMPNMNGFELYGKFRDTHPEVPVIFLTGDPSEEVVVQGMDLGCDDFIVKPVSLNELVARIKNKIQTKQGTRPVEDKISFGDFILHTEIQMAQVGEKKIQLTPIEFKIIHLLAKSPNKIFSREYITNLLWPNVHVQNQNIDTHLSNLRKKLKPFSSYIKTIKSRGYILRI
- a CDS encoding chalcone isomerase family protein; translation: MKGFILTLAFLISTSVISAELDGVSHPDSVELAGKKLVLNGIATRKATWIKVKVYVGAFYMEKKSSDYNSFLQDSSPKKIIMTFVRDVDAKDLIDGWKEAFENALPKEKHPALKERMEKFYTYFKDVKKKETMEFNFLADGVESTIAGAKKDKISGQDFSKALLSVWFINAKDEGLKEGLLGL
- a CDS encoding DUF3015 family protein, which codes for MKKIILGLMAGTLMTASANAASYQAQGCGLGSTLFTDGSNLVHQVLGATTNGLSGNNTFGMTSGTSNCELDGAGGQANAVFIKANKVALSNDIARGQGATLASLTRMYGCTNFNAVGSALQKNYKTIFSTQNAEAGQIDMSIRNVIEANKACI
- a CDS encoding nucleotide pyrophosphohydrolase codes for the protein MTQVINISNWKNKLSKFAGDRDWGQFHTPKNLVMAMSVECSELLEHFQWLTKEQSENLESEKLEEIKEEMADVLLYMIRLSDVLDVDLNDAMEEKFIKNGLKYPAEKARGTMKKYDKL